From Cellvibrio zantedeschiae, the proteins below share one genomic window:
- a CDS encoding YqiA/YcfP family alpha/beta fold hydrolase: MAALLYIHGFLSSPLSFKAQQTQAWLAVNHPEIDYHCPQLSPYPLKTRQLLEQLVESLLPQPVYLMGSSLGGFWATWLVEKYNLRALLINPAVKPQEFMPKYVGLELKSYHTDDIYLLGEHHIDEITSVDVQPQRLDNYWLLAQTGDETLDYRHAMEKYAGCKQTIEEGGDHAFQGFDRYLASGLEFLRSPLKK, translated from the coding sequence ATGGCTGCGCTGTTGTATATTCATGGTTTCCTGAGTTCCCCCTTATCCTTTAAAGCGCAACAAACCCAGGCATGGCTTGCGGTTAATCATCCCGAAATAGACTATCATTGCCCCCAGCTTTCACCTTACCCACTTAAAACCCGGCAGCTGCTTGAGCAGTTGGTCGAATCACTTTTGCCGCAACCAGTGTATTTAATGGGTAGCTCACTGGGTGGGTTTTGGGCGACCTGGCTGGTGGAAAAATACAATTTGCGAGCTTTGCTGATTAACCCTGCTGTTAAGCCGCAAGAATTTATGCCCAAATATGTAGGGCTGGAGTTAAAAAGCTACCATACAGACGATATTTACTTGTTGGGCGAGCATCACATCGATGAAATTACATCGGTTGATGTACAGCCGCAGCGTCTGGATAATTATTGGTTATTAGCGCAAACCGGTGATGAAACTCTCGACTATCGCCACGCGATGGAAAAGTACGCCGGTTGCAAGCAAACAATTGAAGAGGGTGGCGATCATGCCTTCCAGGGTTTTGATCGTTATCTCGCAAGTGGATTGGAGTTTTTGCGCTCACCACTCAAAAAATAA
- a CDS encoding methyl-accepting chemotaxis protein, whose product MKKLSGIKISHKISSLMIGLVVGFLLMAVAYYAQFASEKTISEANANFRSIDQLISATLNSAAEIRSATPTYLDTGDEQALGYYRGGKMQVNESLALLGSMNARFVNKNALNTAKAAMKDLDAKFNMLLEQQAVVAKDAVRKDELKTELRESITAMTTSLQDYRIIMDANVKRRIAQAQNELNIARTMFAAVLFLTAVGTTLGLFLIYRSIVLPLWHMQRVIAQQNSGNDKARVRIHANDELGDLGRAFNRLLDERIKVLAEQSQENETLNTSIIGLIRTLGAIARKDLSIKVPVSADVTGTISDAVNLLTSETARTLHQVKGFSEKINVISDQLQAQSAVVLQVAEEERTQVADTVSALDQSAKTMTDIAKEARSANSIASSAIDYTQKAQLSVIQTVEGIQTIRGTISETEKRIKRLGDRSQEITSIVNLINTIAERTHILALNASMHAASAGEAGKGFAVVAEEVQRLAENARGATSEISAMVNNIRVETSDTVNIMNKLITQVAEGTKLAEDSGQRMHDTEAATRQLVNHVKSIAVNSMNQANMANRVRDRALLITESTEKTHGKLEEQRLQTDELKNFANSLMDRVNVFTLPEFRNEQRPAVGAPVNLTNTVPTLTQSVNTQAANTQPTANQLHLEQIALGQLPPEQIRQAKLA is encoded by the coding sequence ATGAAAAAATTATCCGGGATTAAAATATCCCATAAAATTAGTAGCCTGATGATTGGTTTGGTGGTTGGCTTTCTGTTAATGGCGGTGGCTTATTACGCTCAGTTTGCATCGGAAAAAACAATTAGCGAAGCCAATGCTAATTTTAGAAGCATTGATCAGCTGATTTCGGCAACATTAAACTCGGCTGCGGAAATCCGTAGCGCAACGCCTACTTATCTTGATACGGGCGATGAACAAGCGCTTGGTTATTATCGTGGCGGGAAAATGCAGGTTAATGAATCCCTTGCTCTATTGGGATCTATGAATGCACGTTTCGTCAATAAAAATGCACTGAATACCGCTAAAGCTGCCATGAAAGATCTGGATGCAAAATTCAACATGCTGTTAGAGCAACAAGCAGTTGTGGCTAAAGATGCGGTTAGAAAAGATGAACTTAAAACCGAGTTAAGGGAATCTATTACCGCTATGACCACAAGCCTGCAGGACTATCGCATTATTATGGACGCCAATGTGAAGCGCCGTATTGCCCAGGCACAGAACGAGTTAAATATCGCGCGTACTATGTTTGCCGCGGTGTTATTTTTAACTGCCGTAGGTACAACGCTGGGATTGTTTTTAATTTATCGCAGTATCGTATTACCACTCTGGCATATGCAACGCGTTATAGCGCAGCAAAACAGCGGTAATGACAAAGCACGTGTGCGTATTCATGCTAACGATGAGTTGGGTGATTTAGGCCGTGCATTTAACCGCTTGCTGGATGAGCGTATTAAGGTGCTCGCAGAACAATCCCAGGAAAACGAAACGCTCAATACTTCAATTATTGGTTTGATTCGCACACTGGGTGCAATTGCGCGAAAAGACCTTTCCATCAAAGTGCCTGTATCTGCTGACGTAACAGGTACTATTTCAGACGCGGTGAATTTATTAACGTCCGAAACTGCACGTACTTTACATCAGGTAAAAGGTTTCTCTGAAAAAATTAACGTGATTTCTGATCAATTGCAGGCGCAATCAGCGGTTGTGTTGCAAGTGGCGGAAGAGGAGCGTACGCAAGTAGCTGATACAGTCAGTGCGCTAGATCAATCGGCAAAAACCATGACGGATATTGCGAAAGAAGCTCGCAGCGCTAACAGTATTGCATCCTCGGCAATTGATTACACACAAAAAGCCCAGCTCTCTGTAATTCAAACAGTAGAAGGCATACAAACAATTCGCGGCACTATTTCTGAAACAGAAAAACGTATTAAACGTTTGGGAGATCGTTCGCAAGAAATTACTTCTATCGTGAACCTTATCAATACCATTGCAGAGCGTACGCATATTCTCGCATTGAATGCGAGTATGCATGCAGCATCTGCCGGTGAAGCGGGTAAAGGTTTCGCAGTGGTAGCGGAAGAGGTGCAACGACTTGCAGAAAACGCTCGCGGCGCGACATCTGAAATTTCGGCTATGGTAAATAATATTCGTGTGGAAACATCGGACACAGTGAATATTATGAACAAGTTAATTACTCAAGTGGCGGAAGGTACCAAGCTGGCCGAAGACTCAGGTCAGCGTATGCATGACACTGAAGCGGCAACGCGCCAATTAGTAAACCACGTAAAATCTATTGCTGTTAATTCTATGAATCAAGCCAACATGGCTAACCGCGTACGCGATCGCGCTTTGTTAATTACTGAATCTACCGAAAAAACTCACGGCAAGTTGGAAGAGCAACGTTTGCAAACAGATGAATTGAAAAATTTCGCTAATTCGTTAATGGATCGCGTAAACGTATTTACTTTGCCTGAGTTCCGTAACGAACAGCGCCCAGCAGTAGGTGCACCTGTTAATCTTACTAATACGGTGCCTACACTTACCCAGTCTGTTAATACACAAGCTGCTAATACACAGCCAACGGCAAACCAATTGCATCTGGAGCAAATTGCCTTAGGGCAATTACCGCCCGAGCAAATTCGGCAGGCTAAATTGGCGTAA
- a CDS encoding chemotaxis protein CheW encodes MNLELNNSDAGPRIHAVKSSAGSPEPLALMDCGEFSLLISSKDIVTLASATKIIASTMAHTCGAIEHEQQIIPVFAFNKALQLQSNLPSAQMTLIIIQYDNYLFALCCKALEKIEVADVHFFDVPLSMSSRKQPFTQFAVVNKRAAGLTSASQLWRLLTMRNAAQTIPQLKSRILTQGAG; translated from the coding sequence ATGAACCTCGAACTCAACAATAGCGATGCTGGACCAAGAATACACGCAGTTAAATCCTCCGCCGGCTCACCGGAACCTTTGGCATTAATGGATTGCGGGGAATTTAGTTTGTTGATATCGAGTAAAGATATAGTAACCTTAGCATCGGCAACAAAAATAATTGCATCCACAATGGCGCACACTTGCGGAGCAATAGAGCATGAGCAGCAAATTATTCCAGTGTTCGCATTTAATAAAGCCTTGCAGTTGCAATCCAATTTGCCCAGCGCGCAAATGACGCTGATTATTATTCAATACGACAATTATTTATTTGCGCTTTGCTGCAAAGCCCTGGAAAAAATCGAAGTAGCTGACGTACATTTTTTTGATGTGCCCTTGAGCATGAGTAGCCGTAAACAACCCTTCACGCAATTTGCCGTAGTGAATAAGCGTGCTGCAGGTCTAACCAGTGCATCACAATTGTGGCGATTATTAACCATGCGCAATGCGGCGCAGACTATTCCACAACTTAAATCCCGGATACTGACTCAAGGAGCGGGTTAA
- a CDS encoding response regulator, with the protein MATSALTPDQQELLAMLAGELQALLDISLSQVEYNSCTVENLQDTAESLDNFANAAELIGLNGLASAWRCLRDNLLVLIQDAAQINPEQVVLVDSWVIYFLDFLQHLSANNDTDEQITPLINFLAEPAWPVPLGATQKSELANALLSAEVLVEEDDSNRLPKVATQDMLSLALSDDLNPDLFEGLMIELPAQVVQFTDQLNQFTQTRNQQSLASAQRIAHTLKGAANVVGISGLANFMHFSEDLLEEIAKHDEPLTPALKNLLLDMSDTLAAMLDSLTAGDVHGDSIGALELGIMQQVLDAYHNIRAHGFESINSLPVIDQSQIQILNQPDLNISDSPDDTALANKFNTELQQNSDIQNSQNLQEAIAAHLRIKEETAQDLLRLAGESAISTNRLQTQVTDVKQQVQHISALHNKLTQLTEEFGHLIEVRELFNSRSKNSSDEDLDPLELDKYNELHSFFHQLQEFAIDTRDAIYQTQGQLRALEDLTFEQQVTNRSSQNHLLEMRMIPASNFEARFQRCVRQACRLTGKQARFQLRGGETMIDSRILHELVDPLMHLLRNAVDHGIESASERILAGKSAEGLVELQFTVQGQSIVIRVLDDGAGLQRERIAQKARELAITPPADSNPEVAELWLKQIIFAAGFSTRDQVSQTSGRGIGLDMVADRVNELKGRITVDSRPQQGCEFSIRLPMPMITEQGLLVASGKHSLAISARGVEQLLFLEESALTNDGEQLRYRFNQQDIDVFHLAQLAQLPDVLAINAIDAHALLVVETMPGQRVGILVDRVLASREMVVKPLTPFTPQIAGIIGATILGDGAVAPVLDVQHLIMDMLQRGVSTLGWMADTLRLSQQAAASKPMALIVDDSLSTRRSLAQFVGDMGMEVRTAKDGFEAIEILQEQTPHIMLVDMEMPRMNGLELTAHVRANESTKHIPVIMITSRNTEKHRSLASAAGVDTYLNKPFSEEELLHHIQENMHA; encoded by the coding sequence ATGGCCACGAGTGCGTTAACGCCAGACCAACAGGAATTACTTGCAATGCTTGCAGGCGAACTGCAGGCTTTGTTAGATATTTCGTTAAGCCAAGTAGAATATAACTCCTGTACTGTCGAAAATTTGCAAGATACTGCTGAAAGCCTGGATAACTTTGCAAACGCAGCGGAGTTGATTGGTTTAAATGGTTTGGCGTCTGCGTGGCGATGCTTGCGTGATAATTTATTGGTGCTGATACAAGACGCTGCTCAAATCAATCCAGAGCAAGTGGTGTTAGTAGATTCGTGGGTGATTTATTTTCTGGATTTTTTACAACATCTTTCAGCAAATAATGACACCGATGAGCAGATTACTCCCCTCATAAATTTTCTTGCAGAACCTGCCTGGCCTGTTCCATTGGGCGCAACACAAAAATCTGAACTTGCAAATGCGCTCTTGAGTGCAGAGGTTCTTGTAGAGGAAGACGATTCCAATCGATTACCCAAGGTTGCCACCCAGGATATGTTGTCGCTTGCATTGAGTGATGATCTTAATCCTGATTTGTTTGAAGGTTTAATGATTGAGTTACCTGCACAGGTGGTGCAATTTACTGATCAACTTAATCAGTTTACACAAACGCGTAATCAACAATCCCTCGCCAGCGCCCAACGCATAGCGCACACGTTGAAAGGTGCAGCCAATGTAGTAGGTATTAGCGGCCTCGCTAATTTTATGCATTTTAGCGAAGATCTTTTAGAAGAAATCGCTAAACATGATGAACCCCTGACACCAGCACTTAAAAATTTATTGTTAGATATGAGCGATACCCTGGCAGCTATGCTGGATAGTTTGACGGCAGGCGATGTTCATGGGGATTCCATCGGTGCGCTTGAACTCGGCATTATGCAGCAGGTGTTGGATGCCTATCACAATATTCGCGCGCATGGATTTGAGAGCATTAATTCTTTGCCCGTTATTGATCAATCGCAAATCCAAATCCTGAATCAACCAGATTTAAATATCTCTGATTCACCAGATGATACCGCCCTTGCGAATAAATTTAATACTGAATTGCAGCAAAACTCAGATATTCAGAATTCCCAAAATCTTCAGGAAGCTATTGCTGCTCACTTGCGCATCAAAGAAGAAACTGCGCAAGATTTATTGCGGCTTGCGGGTGAAAGTGCTATTTCAACTAACCGGCTACAAACGCAAGTTACGGATGTTAAGCAGCAAGTTCAACATATTAGCGCCTTGCACAATAAACTCACGCAGCTTACAGAGGAATTTGGACATTTAATTGAAGTGCGCGAATTATTTAATAGCCGGTCAAAAAATTCAAGTGATGAAGATTTAGATCCGCTTGAGTTGGATAAATATAATGAGTTGCACAGTTTTTTCCATCAGCTGCAAGAGTTTGCAATAGATACTCGCGATGCTATTTACCAAACCCAGGGCCAATTGCGTGCATTGGAGGATTTAACGTTTGAGCAGCAAGTTACCAATCGCTCCAGCCAAAACCATTTGCTGGAAATGCGTATGATCCCCGCCAGTAATTTTGAAGCTCGTTTTCAACGTTGTGTGAGGCAAGCATGCCGTTTAACCGGCAAGCAAGCGCGCTTTCAATTGCGCGGTGGTGAAACCATGATTGATAGCCGTATCTTACATGAGCTGGTTGATCCACTTATGCATTTGTTGCGCAATGCAGTTGACCACGGTATTGAATCGGCGAGTGAACGAATTCTTGCAGGTAAATCTGCTGAAGGTTTAGTGGAGTTGCAATTTACGGTGCAGGGACAATCTATTGTTATTCGCGTCTTGGATGATGGTGCTGGTTTACAGCGCGAACGCATTGCTCAAAAAGCGCGTGAGCTTGCGATTACGCCACCTGCGGATTCCAATCCTGAAGTTGCAGAGCTGTGGCTTAAACAAATTATTTTTGCCGCAGGTTTTTCAACTCGCGACCAAGTGAGCCAAACCTCTGGGCGCGGTATTGGTTTGGATATGGTTGCAGATCGCGTTAATGAATTAAAAGGTCGTATTACAGTAGATAGCCGCCCGCAACAAGGCTGTGAGTTTTCAATTCGCTTGCCTATGCCAATGATTACCGAGCAAGGTTTATTAGTAGCGAGTGGCAAACATAGTTTGGCGATTTCGGCGCGCGGTGTTGAGCAATTATTATTTTTGGAAGAATCAGCATTGACGAACGATGGCGAACAGTTGCGTTATCGTTTTAATCAGCAAGACATTGATGTTTTTCACCTTGCCCAGCTCGCGCAATTGCCTGATGTTCTTGCCATCAATGCTATAGATGCGCACGCATTACTGGTAGTGGAAACAATGCCGGGGCAGCGTGTTGGAATTTTAGTGGACCGTGTATTGGCGAGCCGTGAAATGGTGGTGAAGCCCTTAACACCATTTACACCACAGATTGCCGGAATTATTGGCGCCACTATTTTGGGCGACGGCGCAGTTGCGCCCGTGTTGGACGTTCAACATTTAATAATGGATATGTTGCAGCGTGGCGTGAGTACATTGGGTTGGATGGCAGACACTTTGCGTCTTAGCCAGCAAGCGGCTGCAAGCAAACCAATGGCGTTGATTGTAGATGACTCACTCAGCACACGTCGTTCACTCGCGCAGTTTGTGGGTGACATGGGTATGGAAGTGCGCACGGCTAAAGATGGTTTTGAAGCGATTGAAATTCTTCAGGAACAAACGCCGCACATTATGTTAGTGGATATGGAAATGCCGCGCATGAACGGGTTGGAATTAACGGCGCACGTGCGTGCTAACGAAAGCACCAAACATATTCCGGTCATTATGATTACGTCGCGCAACACTGAAAAGCATCGTAGCCTTGCATCTGCAGCGGGAGTGGATACTTATTTAAATAAACCATTCTCTGAAGAAGAATTATTGCATCACATTCAGGAAAATATGCACGCATGA
- the cpdA gene encoding 3',5'-cyclic-AMP phosphodiesterase yields the protein MAKNGVSSKRFIQISDCHLGPLTSEALLGLNTDESLHDVLALIAEKESDFDYMVCTGDIASAGHEACYRRFVSIVRQYFSQALAWLPGNHDSADIMARVDLPQAPEARSIVLGDWLILLLDSVVPFKVHGNFEQSELDYLEQMLSANPNKHIMIMLHHQPVLVGSKWIDQYILRNADAFFALVDRFSNVKAIVWGHVHQDFNSQRKGVDLIATPSTCVQFKPLCDDFTVDTLMPGYRWFDLYDDGSLSTGVERVSGKEYVIDYKSAGY from the coding sequence GTGGCCAAAAACGGCGTTAGTTCTAAGCGATTTATCCAGATCAGTGACTGCCATTTAGGCCCACTGACGAGCGAGGCTTTGCTTGGGCTAAATACAGATGAGAGCTTGCATGACGTTCTGGCACTTATCGCCGAAAAGGAATCTGACTTTGACTACATGGTCTGTACCGGCGATATCGCCAGTGCGGGACATGAAGCTTGCTACCGCCGATTTGTGTCTATAGTTCGCCAGTATTTCTCCCAAGCATTGGCATGGCTACCGGGCAATCACGATTCGGCCGATATCATGGCCCGCGTAGATTTGCCCCAAGCGCCTGAAGCCCGCTCAATTGTATTGGGTGACTGGTTGATCCTTCTGCTTGATTCTGTGGTTCCCTTTAAAGTGCATGGCAATTTTGAGCAGAGTGAGCTGGATTATCTTGAGCAAATGCTAAGCGCGAATCCCAATAAACACATTATGATCATGCTGCATCACCAACCCGTATTGGTGGGTAGTAAATGGATTGACCAATATATCCTCCGCAACGCAGACGCTTTCTTCGCACTTGTCGACCGTTTTTCCAATGTAAAAGCGATTGTGTGGGGACATGTCCACCAGGACTTTAATAGCCAGCGTAAAGGTGTCGATTTGATTGCAACACCCTCTACTTGCGTGCAATTCAAACCGCTTTGCGATGATTTTACAGTGGATACCCTAATGCCCGGTTATCGCTGGTTTGACCTTTACGATGACGGCAGCCTGAGTACAGGCGTAGAGCGCGTTAGCGGCAAAGAGTATGTTATTGACTACAAGTCCGCCGGCTATTGA
- a CDS encoding chemotaxis protein CheW, with protein sequence MNNDAIATTPLVKTATQETLEINLIHALTRLRHTAFEKEILGGDAALNVDAKPESFFGFSIGHLQFMVAASCFCEVFVDTAIAAVPNAPSTLVGLSNIRGVLMPIYQLHSLLNSSIAKKPIIFAIGKGESSVGLLIDSLPVSLSLAAYQREAIAKQESPLLQQLVKENYFANQSRWLLLDGKSFGAQLLAITHQMPKQGSH encoded by the coding sequence ATGAATAATGATGCAATAGCTACCACACCATTGGTTAAAACTGCGACGCAAGAAACGCTTGAAATTAATCTAATTCATGCACTTACGCGATTGCGGCATACAGCATTTGAAAAAGAAATCCTGGGTGGTGATGCGGCTCTGAATGTGGATGCGAAACCTGAATCATTTTTTGGGTTCTCAATTGGTCATTTGCAATTCATGGTAGCCGCTAGCTGTTTTTGTGAAGTGTTTGTGGATACCGCAATTGCCGCTGTACCTAACGCGCCATCTACCTTGGTTGGTCTGAGTAATATTCGCGGTGTGTTGATGCCGATTTACCAGCTTCACTCTTTGCTAAATAGCTCTATTGCAAAAAAGCCAATTATTTTTGCCATAGGAAAGGGGGAATCCAGTGTTGGATTATTGATAGATAGCTTGCCGGTTTCTCTGTCATTAGCGGCTTATCAGCGTGAAGCGATTGCAAAACAAGAGAGCCCTTTATTACAGCAGTTGGTTAAAGAAAATTATTTTGCAAACCAAAGCCGTTGGTTGTTGCTTGATGGAAAATCCTTTGGCGCACAACTTCTTGCAATAACGCATCAAATGCCGAAACAGGGTTCGCATTAA
- a CDS encoding sigma-54-dependent transcriptional regulator, whose protein sequence is MAKSLVLVVEDNREIRLSARFVLEDFGFVVAEAETPALAMKWLAQQKADLILLDMNFGLDTTSGEEGLQFLAWLQQQSNDIPVVAMTAWSNTELVVKAMQLGAGDFIEKPWNNQRLHQVLQQQLQLQALNRKNRALSQRLENPKPELVWQSDTMNRLMQQLAAVSSTDANILLTGENGTGKSQLAHWLHLHSARASQAFISVNMGAIPESLFESEMFGHKKGAFTDAKEQRIGRFELAKGGSLFLDEIATIPVAQQAKLLRVLESGEFEMLGSSQTQRTDLRIISATNGDFPQLIADGLFRQDLYYRLNTLEFRIPALRERPEDIAALAAFFVFKHGERYRKPELKLSNSALKAMQAYHWPGNIRELSHMMERAVLLTQSGDLTAEQLALPVSSPQKLNSVVDHFPMMTLEDAELQLIRQALAECEGNKQKTADLLGITKSSLYRRLEKYDLAN, encoded by the coding sequence ATGGCAAAATCTTTAGTATTGGTTGTAGAGGATAATCGCGAAATTCGTTTGTCCGCGCGTTTTGTTCTGGAGGATTTTGGTTTTGTTGTTGCTGAAGCAGAAACGCCTGCATTAGCCATGAAATGGTTGGCGCAGCAAAAAGCTGATTTGATTTTGCTGGATATGAATTTTGGATTAGATACAACTTCTGGCGAAGAGGGGCTGCAATTTCTGGCGTGGTTGCAGCAACAGTCTAACGATATTCCCGTTGTTGCCATGACGGCTTGGTCGAATACAGAGCTAGTCGTTAAAGCTATGCAATTGGGTGCCGGGGATTTTATTGAAAAGCCCTGGAATAACCAGCGCTTGCATCAAGTCCTGCAACAGCAACTGCAATTGCAGGCGTTAAATCGCAAAAATCGTGCGCTTAGCCAGCGGCTTGAAAATCCAAAACCAGAATTGGTGTGGCAAAGCGATACGATGAATCGTCTCATGCAACAACTCGCCGCAGTTTCTTCTACGGATGCCAATATTTTATTAACAGGTGAAAATGGCACGGGCAAAAGTCAATTGGCTCATTGGTTACACCTTCATTCTGCGCGTGCAAGTCAGGCATTTATTTCAGTTAATATGGGTGCGATTCCTGAATCACTTTTTGAAAGTGAAATGTTCGGTCATAAAAAAGGTGCTTTTACCGATGCAAAAGAACAGCGCATTGGTCGCTTTGAACTTGCAAAAGGCGGTAGTTTATTTTTGGATGAAATCGCCACAATCCCTGTTGCACAACAAGCTAAATTGCTGCGCGTATTAGAATCCGGTGAGTTTGAAATGCTGGGCTCAAGCCAAACACAGCGTACGGATCTTCGTATTATCAGCGCAACTAACGGCGATTTCCCTCAATTAATTGCTGATGGTTTATTTCGCCAGGATTTATATTATCGTTTGAATACCTTGGAGTTCAGAATTCCTGCCTTACGTGAACGCCCTGAAGATATTGCCGCGCTTGCAGCATTTTTTGTATTCAAACACGGCGAACGCTATCGCAAACCTGAATTGAAATTATCCAACTCCGCGCTCAAGGCAATGCAAGCCTATCACTGGCCCGGCAATATTCGTGAGCTAAGCCATATGATGGAGCGTGCAGTTTTACTTACGCAATCCGGCGATTTAACAGCAGAGCAATTAGCCTTACCTGTAAGCTCCCCACAGAAACTAAATTCTGTAGTAGATCATTTTCCCATGATGACCTTGGAAGATGCAGAGTTACAACTTATTCGCCAAGCATTGGCTGAATGTGAAGGCAATAAACAAAAAACGGCCGATCTCTTAGGTATTACTAAATCTTCTTTATATCGCCGGTTAGAAAAATATGACCTGGCGAATTAA
- the parE gene encoding DNA topoisomerase IV subunit B, producing the protein MANYSAEDIEVLTGLDPVKKRPGMYTETTRPNHLAQEIIDNSVDEALAGHAKTIEVILHKDQSITVTDDGRGMPVDIHPEQGKPGIEVILCTLHAGGKFSNKNYQFSGGLHGVGVSVVNALSDKLEVTVKRDGNVYRMGFANGDKATDLEIIDTCPKRQTGTSVKFLPNPIYFDSPKFSVSRLRHVLRAKAVLCPGLTVSFLDEQTGEKDVWYYEDGLKDYLAGATQGWETLPATPFVGDFSATTDAVSWAVQWLPEGGELIQESYVNLIPTAQGGTHTNGLRTGLLDAIRDYCEFRNLIPRGIKLAPEDIWANCCFVLSYKNHDPQFSGQTKERLTSREAAAFVSGIAKDAFALWLNQHTEEGDKLADLCINNAQKRVRSSKKVARKKITQGPALPGKLADCSSGEPALSELFLVEGDSAGGSAKQARDREYQAIMPLRGKILNTWEVDSSEILASQEVHDISVAIGMDPGSEDLTELRYHKICILADADSDGLHIATLLCALFIKHFPILVRSGYVYVAMPPLYRIDLGKEVYYALDESEKNGILNRLAAEHKKGKPNVQRFKGLGEMNPLQLRETTMARDTRRLVQLTIDEDDGTEQVMDMMLAKKRAADRKNWLEEKGNLAEVVA; encoded by the coding sequence ATGGCAAATTATTCCGCAGAAGATATTGAAGTACTCACGGGATTAGACCCGGTAAAAAAGCGCCCCGGTATGTATACCGAAACCACGCGCCCCAATCACCTCGCGCAGGAAATCATCGATAACTCGGTAGACGAAGCCCTGGCTGGTCATGCAAAAACGATAGAAGTTATTTTGCACAAAGATCAATCCATCACGGTCACGGATGATGGTCGCGGCATGCCAGTGGATATTCATCCAGAGCAGGGCAAGCCCGGTATTGAAGTTATTTTATGTACGCTCCACGCGGGTGGAAAATTTTCCAATAAAAATTACCAGTTCTCTGGTGGTTTGCACGGCGTAGGTGTGTCGGTAGTAAACGCGCTTTCCGATAAGCTTGAAGTTACCGTAAAGCGCGACGGCAATGTTTACCGTATGGGTTTTGCCAATGGTGATAAAGCTACTGATTTGGAAATTATCGATACTTGTCCAAAACGCCAAACCGGTACCAGCGTAAAATTTTTGCCCAATCCGATTTATTTTGATTCGCCAAAATTTTCGGTGAGTCGTTTGCGACACGTGTTGCGCGCAAAGGCCGTGTTGTGCCCCGGTTTAACCGTTAGCTTTTTGGATGAGCAAACCGGCGAGAAAGATGTTTGGTATTACGAAGACGGTTTAAAAGATTATTTAGCCGGTGCAACACAAGGCTGGGAAACCTTGCCCGCTACACCTTTTGTAGGCGACTTTAGCGCAACAACTGATGCAGTAAGTTGGGCTGTTCAGTGGTTACCAGAAGGTGGGGAATTAATTCAGGAAAGTTACGTTAACCTGATTCCCACTGCGCAAGGTGGTACTCACACTAACGGGTTGCGTACTGGTTTGCTCGATGCAATTCGCGATTACTGTGAATTCCGCAATTTAATTCCGCGCGGCATTAAACTCGCACCAGAAGATATTTGGGCCAACTGCTGTTTTGTATTAAGTTATAAAAATCATGACCCGCAATTCTCCGGTCAGACCAAGGAACGTTTAACCTCGCGCGAAGCAGCAGCATTTGTATCCGGTATTGCAAAAGATGCGTTTGCACTTTGGTTAAACCAACATACCGAAGAGGGCGATAAGCTCGCAGACTTATGCATTAACAATGCGCAAAAACGCGTTCGCTCCAGCAAAAAAGTTGCTCGTAAAAAAATAACACAAGGCCCTGCATTGCCAGGAAAGTTGGCAGATTGTTCCAGCGGCGAACCTGCGCTCAGCGAATTATTTTTAGTAGAAGGTGATTCGGCGGGCGGGTCAGCAAAGCAAGCGCGTGATCGTGAATATCAAGCCATCATGCCGCTGCGCGGAAAAATCCTGAATACTTGGGAAGTAGATTCATCCGAGATTTTAGCGAGCCAGGAAGTGCACGATATTTCTGTTGCGATTGGTATGGACCCTGGCAGTGAAGATCTCACAGAGTTGCGCTATCACAAAATTTGCATTCTGGCAGATGCGGATTCGGATGGCTTGCACATTGCTACATTGCTATGCGCTTTATTTATTAAGCATTTCCCAATTCTGGTTCGCAGTGGTTATGTTTACGTGGCAATGCCTCCGCTGTACCGCATCGATTTGGGTAAAGAAGTTTATTACGCACTCGATGAAAGCGAAAAGAATGGCATCCTTAATCGTCTTGCTGCGGAACATAAAAAAGGCAAGCCTAACGTACAGCGCTTTAAAGGCTTGGGTGAAATGAATCCCTTGCAGTTACGTGAAACGACTATGGCGCGCGACACGCGTCGGTTAGTGCAATTGACCATTGATGAAGATGACGGTACCGAGCAAGTCATGGACATGATGCTCGCTAAAAAACGCGCCGCTGATCGTAAAAACTGGTTGGAAGAAAAAGGAAACCTGGCAGAAGTTGTGGCTTAA